A region of Prochlorococcus marinus subsp. pastoris str. CCMP1986 DNA encodes the following proteins:
- a CDS encoding aspartate kinase, with product MALLIKKFGGTSVEDITKIKAIAQSIIQSKEAGNDIVVVVSAMGHSTDHLNKLAESISKNPNSRELDMLLSTGEQVTMALLSMSLNEYGIPAISLTGSQVGIVTESIHGKARILDIKTERIQNYINQGYVVVVAGFQGSTLSHTGSMEITTLGRGGSDTSAVALSTALGAETCEIYTDVPGVLTTDPRIVPNAKLLDIISCEEMLELASVGASVLHPRAVEIARNYGIKLYVKSSQALSNGTLLHSKIKPLALKRGGLELTKTVNSLEVLEKQTVFSISKLPDRPGIAAQIFETLSKANINVDLIIQATHDGKSNDIAFTVNDFELTKTIDQCKLITKQLGGEYDFKKNMTKLSIQGAGIMGRPSVSADLFDTLFQANINVRLIATSEIKVSCVIDIENISKAIRFVSEKFKLSDKQIFINPVIESEDQPEVRGIALDKNQVQVSIRNLPDKPGVAASICLALAENNLIFDTIVQSERLTSLKTKDISFTMSKQDRERANTIFHSLTKKLAGSFIEDGPAIAKVSTVGAGMAFKVGTAGKIFRALANKNINIEMIATSEIRTSCIVLEQDCDQAVNAIHSYFQLDK from the coding sequence ATGGCTTTATTAATCAAAAAATTTGGCGGCACATCGGTTGAAGATATCACAAAAATTAAGGCGATTGCACAAAGTATTATTCAAAGTAAAGAAGCTGGAAATGATATCGTCGTAGTTGTATCTGCAATGGGTCATTCTACAGATCACTTAAATAAGTTAGCAGAATCAATCAGCAAAAATCCCAATAGCCGAGAATTAGATATGCTCCTCTCTACAGGGGAGCAAGTAACTATGGCACTTCTATCAATGTCATTAAATGAATATGGGATTCCTGCAATATCTTTGACAGGTAGCCAAGTGGGAATTGTTACTGAATCAATTCATGGAAAAGCGAGAATTCTAGATATCAAAACAGAACGCATACAAAACTATATTAATCAAGGTTATGTAGTAGTAGTTGCAGGGTTTCAAGGCTCAACGCTTAGTCATACTGGATCAATGGAAATCACAACTTTGGGAAGAGGGGGTTCAGATACTTCAGCAGTAGCACTATCCACAGCATTAGGTGCAGAAACTTGCGAGATATATACAGATGTTCCTGGAGTTCTTACCACTGATCCAAGAATTGTACCTAATGCAAAATTGTTAGATATTATTAGTTGTGAAGAGATGCTAGAACTTGCGAGTGTGGGTGCTTCAGTACTTCATCCAAGAGCTGTAGAAATTGCTCGCAATTATGGAATTAAATTATATGTAAAATCGAGCCAAGCCCTCTCAAATGGCACTCTTCTACATAGCAAAATTAAACCATTAGCTTTAAAAAGAGGAGGGTTAGAATTAACAAAAACTGTTAATAGTCTTGAAGTATTAGAAAAGCAAACCGTATTTAGTATTTCCAAACTCCCTGACAGACCTGGAATTGCAGCTCAAATATTTGAAACCTTGTCTAAAGCGAACATTAATGTTGATTTAATAATCCAAGCTACACATGATGGGAAGAGTAATGATATTGCATTTACAGTTAATGATTTTGAGTTAACCAAAACAATTGATCAATGTAAATTAATAACAAAACAATTAGGTGGCGAATATGATTTCAAAAAAAATATGACTAAATTAAGTATTCAAGGAGCTGGAATAATGGGGAGACCAAGTGTATCAGCTGATTTATTTGATACTTTATTCCAAGCAAACATAAATGTAAGATTAATAGCTACCAGCGAAATCAAAGTCAGCTGCGTAATTGATATTGAAAATATTTCAAAAGCTATTAGATTTGTCAGTGAAAAATTTAAATTATCTGATAAACAAATATTTATTAACCCAGTAATTGAGAGTGAAGATCAGCCTGAGGTAAGAGGAATTGCATTAGATAAAAATCAAGTTCAAGTTAGCATTAGGAACCTACCTGATAAACCTGGGGTGGCAGCTTCAATATGTTTAGCTCTCGCAGAGAATAATTTAATTTTTGATACTATTGTGCAATCTGAAAGGTTAACATCTTTAAAAACCAAAGACATAAGTTTCACCATGAGCAAGCAAGATAGAGAAAGAGCTAATACAATTTTCCACTCTTTAACAAAAAAATTGGCAGGATCATTCATCGAAGATGGACCAGCTATAGCTAAAGTAAGCACAGTTGGAGCTGGAATGGCATTTAAGGTTGGAACAGCTGGGAAAATTTTTAGAGCACTTGCTAATAAAAATATTAATATTGAAATGATTGCTACAAGTGAAATAAGAACTTCTTGTATCGTCTTAGAACAAGATTGTGACCAAGCAGTTAATGCAATTCATTCTTATTTTCAATTAGATAAATAA